One Nocardiopsis gilva YIM 90087 genomic window, GGGCGGGCAGCGCGTCACGGGGCGAGAAAGGGAGAGGGAGATCACCTGGGCCGGGCATCGCTGCCGTCCGTCAACCTGAAACAATCGCCAGGTTGAAATGTGGACCACCGGTGAGGGGATGACAGCAGTGACCGAGCACATGACCGCGACCCCCGTGGCAGAGCGTCCGGGGGACGAACCCCGGCGTCATGTGTACTTCGCGACGATCCGGTTCGCCGACCTCGACCCGTTGAACCACGTCAACAACGTCCGGATGCTCACCTATCTGGAGGACGCCCGCATCGCGCTCCTCAAGTGGGACGCTCCCGACGGCGACGCCCGGGTCGGCGGCATGGTGGTCGCCCGGCACGAGGTGGACTACCTGCGCCCGATCCTGCTGCGCCCGGAGCCGGTGCGGGTGGAGACGTGGGTCTCGGAGATCCGCAACGCCAGCTTCCGGCTGGAGTACGAGATCGTCGACGACGACCACGTGTACGCGCGTGCGGCCTCGGTGATCGTCGGCTACGACCTGGAGACGCAGTCGCCCCGCCGCCTCGACGACAACGAGCGCGCCTACCTCGGCCAGTACCTGCACCCGGGCGAGTGAGACGACCCACGCGCTCGGGGCCGAGGAAGAGAGCCTAGGCGAGGGAGATGCGGACCGGCTCGTCTCCGTCGTCGTCGCCGGACTCGGCTCCGCTCTGGGCCGTCCGCTCGACGCTGATCGAGGTCGGATCGGCCACCTGGGCGGACTGGGCCTGCTCCGCGCTCGCTTCCGGGGCGTTGACCATGCTGTGGGCGGCCATCACCATGTACTCCCACATCTGCCGGTCGAGCGCCGCGGGCAGGGCGATGTCGTCCATGGCGGCGCGCATGTGGTGCAGCCAGTGGTCGCGCTCGCGGGCGCCGATGGTGAAGGGGAAGTGGCGCATGCGGAGGCGCGGGTGGCCGCGCTGTTCGCTGTAGGTGCGCGGACCGCCCCAGTACTGGATGAGGAACAGGCGCAGCCGCTCCTCCGCCGGGCCGAGGTCCTCCTCCGGGTACATCGCCCGCAGCACGGGGTCGCCTGCGACACCCTCGTAGAAGCGGTGGACGAGGCGGACGAAGGTCGCTTCGCCGCCGACTGCCTCATAGAAGGTCATGTGGTCATCGCGCGCGGAAGTCATAATCACCGGACAGCTTATGTGCTTGCGGCCGGAGTGGCGACCGCCGAGCGTGGCGGGAAGGGAACTGCGGATACGGCGCGGCCCGGGTCGCCGCAAGGCGGGCCCGGGCCGTGAGCCGGAGACGTCGCTGGTCAGACGATGGTCAGTCGCGGGTGAGCTTGCGGTGGGTGACCGCGTGCGGGCGCGCGGCTTCCGGACCGAGACGCTCGATCTTGTTCTTCTCGTAGGCCTCGAAGTTGCCCTCGAACCAGAACCAGTCGGACTCGCCCTCCCACGCGAGGATGTGCGTGGCGACGCGGTCCAGGAACCAGCGGTCGTGGCTGGTGATCACGGCGCAGCCGGGGAAGTCCAGCAGCGCGTTCTCCAGCGAGCCCAGGGTCTCGACGTCCAGGTCGTTGGTGGGCTCGTCCAGCAGCAGCAGGTTGCCGCCCTGCTTGAGGGTGAGCGCGAGGTTCACGCGGTTGCGCTCGCCACCCGACAGCACACCGGCCGGCTTCTGCTGCTCGGAGCCCTTGAAGCCGAACGCGGCGACGTAGGCGCGGCTGGGGATCTCGACGTTGCCGACCTGGATGAAGGACTCGCCGTCGGAGACCACCTCCCAGATGTTCTTGTCGGGGTCGATGCGGCTCCGGTACTGGTCGACGTAGGAGATCTCCACGGTGTCGCCGACGGCGATGGTGCCGGCGTCCGGTGTCTCCTCCCCGACGATCATCTTGAACAGGGTCGTCTTACCGACGCCGTTCGGGCCGATGACACCGACGATGCCGTTGGGCGGCAGTGAGAAGCTCAGGTTCTCGATCAGCTGCTCGTCGTAGCCCTTGCTGAGGTTCTTGACCTCGACCACGGTGCTGCCCAGGCGCGGACCCGGCGGGATCTGGATCTCCTCGAAGTCCAGCTTGCGGGTCTTGGCGGCCTCGGTCGCCATCTCCTCGTAGCGCTGCAGACGTGCCTTGCTCTTGGTCTGGCGCGCCTTGGCGTTGGAGCGGACCCACTCCAGCTCTTCCTTGATCCGCTTCTGCCGCTTGGCGTCCTTCTGGCCCTCGACCTTCAGACGCGCGGCCTTGGTGTCGAGGTAGGTGGTGTAGTTGCCCTCGTAGGGGTAGAGCTTCCCGCGGTCGATCTCCAGGATCCACGTGGCGACGTGGTCCAGGAAGTAGCGGTCGTGGGTGATCGCCACGATCGTCCCGGGGTAGGACTCCAGGTGCTGCTCCAGCCACTGGACACTCTCGGCGTCGAGGTGGTTGGTGGGCTCGTCGAGCAGCAGCATGTCGGGCTGCTCGAGGAGCAGGCGGCACAGCGCCACGCGGCGCTTCTCGCCACCGGACAGGCTGGTGACAGGCGAGTCCGCCGGCGGGCAGCGCAGCGCGTCCATCGCCTGCGCCAGCTGGCTGTCGAGGTCCCAGGCGTTGCGATGGTCGAGCTGCTCCTGCAGCTTCCCCATCTCTTCGAGGAGGTCATCGGAGTAGTCGGTCGCCATCTTCTCGGCGATCTCGTTGAACCGGTCCAGCATCCGCTTGGTCTCGGCGACGCCGTCCTCGACGTTCTGCAGGACCGTCTTCTCCGGGTCGAGATGCGGCTCCTGCGCCAGCATGCCGACAGTGAACCCGGGCATCAGCCGCGCCTCACCGTTGGACGGCTGCTCGACGCCCGCAAGGACCTTCAACAGGGTGGACTTGCCCGCGCCGTTCGGCCCGACAACGCCGATCTTGGCGCCGGGCAGGAAGGAACCCGAAACGTCGTCCAAGACGACCTTGTCGCCGTGCGCCTTGCGCACGTTCCGCATGGTAAAGATGTACTCCGGCATGCTCTCCAGCCTAGGGCGTCGGCGCAGGTGCCCTTGACATCACGGCGGATTCGCCCCGTCCCCGTCCGTCGCCGCGCTGTCCGCCCGGCCAGCTGTTTCCTGCCGCTCATGCGCCCTCTCCGGATCCTCCGGGGCCGATCGGACGCTCCGGATCCATGGGGACCGCCGCAGGCGACGCAACCGCCGACCCGGTGAGCGGCGCGACCTCCTCCAGCCACTCGGGGGTCATCGGCTCCCATTTTTCCGGCGGCATCCCGCTGCGTACGGCACGGCGGACCAGTGCCGCCATCGTGTAGTGGGGTGCCGCCTCCTCGACGCGGTCCAGCACGACGTCGGCCAGGGCGATGTCCCCGCTCTGCCAGGCGGCGAAGGCCAGCAGCGACCCGGGGGCCGCGCTGTAGTCGGTGCGCACGTGCCGGAACACCTGCCGCCACAGTCCGACGTGGACATCGAGGTGCGCGGCGTCGATGCGGGCCCAGGCTTCGTCGCGCACCCGGATGGAGCCCAGCAGCAGCCCGAGCCAGGCGATGCGCTCGGGGGCGTCGATGAGGTCGCCGCGCAGCGCGGCGTCGACGGCCGCGCGCACCACGCGTACTCCTTCGCACCGCACGGTGGTGCGCAGGGCCGCCTCGCCGAACGGGAGGAGGCGTTGACGCATCCGCTCGGCGCGCCGCTCGGCGTCGACCGTGGCACGCTCCATCTGTACGCGGCGATGGCCGTTGACGGCGGCCACGAACTCCTCGATCACGCCGCGGTCGCGCCAGACGGTGAGTCCGCCGACGACCGCGGTGGCCGGTACCGCGGAGGTGGCGACGTCGTAGGCGACGCCGTCGTGCGGGCAGCACTCCGTGGAGTCGCAGACGTAGGACCAGTAGCGACCGTCGGCCACCCGCAGCGCCTCGCGCACGGGGATGCCGACAGCGGGGGTGCTGGCGCGTAACGCGTCCACGCACGGGGTGACGTGCCGTGCGGGGCCGTATCCCACCGCGACCACGCTTCCGCAGTCGGCCTCGGCGAGCATGGCGGCGACCTGATCGGCCCATTCCGCGGCGTACGCGGTCAGTTCGTCGGCGAGATCGCAGCGCAGCAGGCAGCGCACCTGGGTGGCGCCGGACCGGATGCCGAGGATGACGATGCTGTCGGCGGGGTGGAACCCGAGGAGGTAGGGGACGGCCGCGATGACGTCGGTCGGGCCGCCGATGGTGAGAGTGGTCTGCTCGGGGACAGGGACGTGCGGGCTGTCGTCGGTAGCCATGACACCACGGTGGGTGGCCGCGAAATCCCGCCACAAGACGCACTTCTCAGGCTGTGGACGAAGCCGGTCCGTCGCCCCCTGCTGATCAGCTCCCCCGCGACCGTAGCTGCGGCTGCCGGGACTCTCGGGCCCGCGGGCACCGCCGCGCGGCGGGGAGGCACACGCGGTCGCGTCCGGCGTCCTTGGCCCGGTAGAGGGCCAGGTCGGCGGCGGCGAGCAGGTCGACCAGGTCATCGCCGTGGGTCCGGAGCAGCGCCACCCCGATCGAGACGGTGATGACCACGCTGTGGTCGCCGACGGCCAGCACTTTGCGCCCGATCTTGGAGCGGAGCCGCTCCGCGACCCTGCACGCTTCGGCCATGTCGGCCCCCGGCAGCAGCACGACGAACTCCTCGCCGCCGAAGCGGCCGACCATGTCGTCCTGCCGCAGCTGGTGGGCGAGTGTGGCGGCCACGCCCATCAGAACGTGGTCGCCGACCAGGTGTCCGTAGGTGTCATTGACCCGTTTGAAGTGGTCGATGTCGATGACCAGCACCGCCGCCGACTGCCGCGCGTGCACGGCGCGCCCCACCTCGGCCCGGGCCTCCCGTTCCCACGTCGCGGCGTTGAGTAGTCCGGTCTTGGGGTCGGTGCGGGCGGCCGCTTGCAGCTGCTGGTACAGCAGGCTGCGCTGCAGCAGCATCACCGGTGGTACGGCGATGAGCAGGAGGACGACCGACAGTCCGGAGAGGATCGCGACGGTGAGCCCGACGCACATCTCGACGCTGTCGACGGTGACGGCCTCGCGGTCCCACAGCAGGCGGCGCCAGGTGGTGTCGGACGAGCTGAGGTGGACGGCCACCGCGATGATCAGTGTGTTCAATACCGTGAACAGGGCGCAGCAGAACACCGCGAGCAGCGCCCCGGACCCCGTTATGAGGATCTCCCGGCCGACCCGCACGGGCAGTCCGGCCGGGCCGACGATGTCGCCGGTCAGGGCGAGGTGGAAGACGGAGGAGGCGATGAAGCCCGACAGCGCCACCGACGCCGCGTTGAACACGCGCCGATGGAGCACGGTCCTCCGGATGCGGAATTGCAGCAGCAGATAGACCGGAATGGGGATGATAAGGGAGTACAGCGGCGGGAGGAGCAGAAGGGTCGGAAACCACCAGGCCCCCAGCAGGTCACGGGTCAGACCGCTGGGCGTGCCCAGTCGGCGCATCGCCTCCACGCAGATCGCGGCGCACACCACGAGTGAGCAGAAGGTGATCA contains:
- a CDS encoding acyl-CoA thioesterase gives rise to the protein MTATPVAERPGDEPRRHVYFATIRFADLDPLNHVNNVRMLTYLEDARIALLKWDAPDGDARVGGMVVARHEVDYLRPILLRPEPVRVETWVSEIRNASFRLEYEIVDDDHVYARAASVIVGYDLETQSPRRLDDNERAYLGQYLHPGE
- a CDS encoding globin gives rise to the protein MTSARDDHMTFYEAVGGEATFVRLVHRFYEGVAGDPVLRAMYPEEDLGPAEERLRLFLIQYWGGPRTYSEQRGHPRLRMRHFPFTIGARERDHWLHHMRAAMDDIALPAALDRQMWEYMVMAAHSMVNAPEASAEQAQSAQVADPTSISVERTAQSGAESGDDDGDEPVRISLA
- the ettA gene encoding energy-dependent translational throttle protein EttA, which codes for MPEYIFTMRNVRKAHGDKVVLDDVSGSFLPGAKIGVVGPNGAGKSTLLKVLAGVEQPSNGEARLMPGFTVGMLAQEPHLDPEKTVLQNVEDGVAETKRMLDRFNEIAEKMATDYSDDLLEEMGKLQEQLDHRNAWDLDSQLAQAMDALRCPPADSPVTSLSGGEKRRVALCRLLLEQPDMLLLDEPTNHLDAESVQWLEQHLESYPGTIVAITHDRYFLDHVATWILEIDRGKLYPYEGNYTTYLDTKAARLKVEGQKDAKRQKRIKEELEWVRSNAKARQTKSKARLQRYEEMATEAAKTRKLDFEEIQIPPGPRLGSTVVEVKNLSKGYDEQLIENLSFSLPPNGIVGVIGPNGVGKTTLFKMIVGEETPDAGTIAVGDTVEISYVDQYRSRIDPDKNIWEVVSDGESFIQVGNVEIPSRAYVAAFGFKGSEQQKPAGVLSGGERNRVNLALTLKQGGNLLLLDEPTNDLDVETLGSLENALLDFPGCAVITSHDRWFLDRVATHILAWEGESDWFWFEGNFEAYEKNKIERLGPEAARPHAVTHRKLTRD
- a CDS encoding DUF4192 domain-containing protein, translated to MATDDSPHVPVPEQTTLTIGGPTDVIAAVPYLLGFHPADSIVILGIRSGATQVRCLLRCDLADELTAYAAEWADQVAAMLAEADCGSVVAVGYGPARHVTPCVDALRASTPAVGIPVREALRVADGRYWSYVCDSTECCPHDGVAYDVATSAVPATAVVGGLTVWRDRGVIEEFVAAVNGHRRVQMERATVDAERRAERMRQRLLPFGEAALRTTVRCEGVRVVRAAVDAALRGDLIDAPERIAWLGLLLGSIRVRDEAWARIDAAHLDVHVGLWRQVFRHVRTDYSAAPGSLLAFAAWQSGDIALADVVLDRVEEAAPHYTMAALVRRAVRSGMPPEKWEPMTPEWLEEVAPLTGSAVASPAAVPMDPERPIGPGGSGEGA
- a CDS encoding GGDEF domain-containing protein produces the protein MAVVERIVTDRERSRGCPPRQWPITTQPRALLVFMAMVLACALSLIVVALAITPVRREEMITFCSLVVCAAICVEAMRRLGTPSGLTRDLLGAWWFPTLLLLPPLYSLIIPIPVYLLLQFRIRRTVLHRRVFNAASVALSGFIASSVFHLALTGDIVGPAGLPVRVGREILITGSGALLAVFCCALFTVLNTLIIAVAVHLSSSDTTWRRLLWDREAVTVDSVEMCVGLTVAILSGLSVVLLLIAVPPVMLLQRSLLYQQLQAAARTDPKTGLLNAATWEREARAEVGRAVHARQSAAVLVIDIDHFKRVNDTYGHLVGDHVLMGVAATLAHQLRQDDMVGRFGGEEFVVLLPGADMAEACRVAERLRSKIGRKVLAVGDHSVVITVSIGVALLRTHGDDLVDLLAAADLALYRAKDAGRDRVCLPAARRCPRARESRQPQLRSRGS